TTTCCTCCGATAATCTCGTTATTCCGGGAGCGGATCGGGATAACAGGATTAGCGTGAAGTTTTTCTTGGATCAGTCGATGAATTGCTTCAGAGTCGTATCCTTTATCCATGATGTAACACTCGGACTTTCGGATTTTATGACATTGTCGGAGTAATTTCACTGCATGTCGGGTATCGTGGACTCTGCTTTTCGGGGCAACAAATTCGGTAATTACCTGCTGATCGGTATCAACTGAGATCGAAGTTTTCAGGAAATGTTTTCGGATCTTGCCCGTTCTTTTGAAAAATACTGACTGCAGTACCTGCTCGTAAATCCGGATGAATCAATTGCTGTTATGGGAATAATGTCGTTGTCGGTACTACAGTTTTTTCAGGATTTCAACGGAGCAAAAAATTTAATAAGATGAGGACTTAGCTTTTGATTTCACCGTGGGTTTCGCAACGGGTTTTGCAATTGGTTTAGCTACGGGTTTTGGCGTTGTTTTCGGCGCAAGATTCACAGTTGGCTTAACGGTTGGTTGTACCGTTGGTTTAACGGTAGGTTTTATAGTGGGTTTTACTGTCGGATTTGTGGTTGGTTTTGTAGTGGGTTTCGCTGCAAGATTCACCGTGGGTTTCGTAGTCGCGCGTGTGGTTGATTTCGATGCTAGGTTTCCCGTTTGTTTCGATATTACCTGGACATCAACGGGGGGACTTGACCATTGACCATTGTAATTAACAACGCTGGCGTAGAGATATTTGGTATTCGCTGTAAACGTATCACTATAATAGGTGCTTCTGGCGTTGATAACCTGCATATCAACATAGGCATTCCCTTCTCCATCGCTTATTGAAATTGAAATCCGATCTTCGGGAACAATTGCCATATTTTGTATTGATACCTGATACTGTTGACCCGGCACCAGATTACCTGCAATCATCTGACTAACACCCCAATTATTCACCCGGGTTGCTGAGCACACCGGAATGAGAATTATCAATAAAAATAATACAATTAATAACGGGGATATCCTGCAAAATTTAAATTTTATATTATTTTGAGTCATAATTTTGTTAATAAATTTAGAATATAATAAACATTTCGAAAAGATACTCGGTTTTTTAATTCAGACGAGATGGAAATCCTTTCGAACGATATCGTTTCTTACCGAATATTAAATAAAAACCCTCATATTCACGGCGTCCAGTTTAAATTTTGCCTTTTATAACTATAAAAAAGTAAAATTTCATGACATAAACTCAAGTTAACAGAAATTAAATGGAACGATAGTAAAAGAAATTTTTCAGGATTTAATACGTCGCAACCAGGGAAACATAACTCATTGTACCCATGAGGATGCATAATCCCAGATAAAAAATTGAAGTTGAAACTGGATTATCACCAACAGCTTTCAAACCTTCTTTTCCACAATAAGGCATTAGTGGAGTGAAAACTTTTACCAGGATTACGGTCAGAACAGAAGCAACCACAATCATGGTAACGGTCCATACCAGCTGAGTATAAATCAGGTTATCAAGTGAAAACGGCCCGATTAATGAACCGGCAAATGCAAGAGAATAAAGAATCAACCATCCAAGACTGCCAATTGACTTTGCCATTGGATCTTTTTGCATCGTTGTGAAGTCAACTTCCGAGAGTGCGATATCAACAAGCCATATCATGATATGCGCAATTATTGTGATGATTACGAAAGTAACCACCATCGAAACGACTCTTAATCCTATCAGACCCCAGTCTATGTTGATCATATTACACCTAAATTATTAATTATTTAATTATTATTTAAACATAATGAAATGAGGATAGTCAATACCTGGCAACCAAATTTTAGGATTATTATGCTTGCGGTTGCTGATTTTGTCAAAGATGCGAGAGAAAACGATAAAAGTACCCAAAAAAATTGCTCGGTAGAAACACACATGAACGGGATTCGCACCCGGACTATGAAAATTAAAATTCCAGACTTTATTCTGATTGTGGTATCCCGCATTAATTTTACACATATAACCATTTCTGTGCATAATCCAGGATCCTCTCCGGAGGCAATCGGTACCAGAAGGCATTACATGGTTCATCGAAGTCAAGACTCATGTGAGGTTTGATGACGTTATGCCAGTGAACAACTGCATCAACCGAACCGAACTTTGAGATACGTCGTTCAACCTCCCCAAAGAACCGTTCGATTTTACCGTTAGTCTGGGGATGTTTCACGCCAGCGAGGATGTGATTGATGTTGTGATGATTCAGGAATTCCCCAAATGTGTGGTGAGCATGTTCACGGTTTCTGGCAGAAACGAATTGGGTGCCATGGTCTGTCAGGATCTCGCGGGGTGTACCGTAATCCTTGAATCCCTGATTCAGGACCGTGATAGTGTTTTCCGTGGTTGGTGCATCGAATACACCATAGCAGGTTATGAGACGGGATGAATCGTCCATGAATGCGACAAGCCATCTCTTCGAACTATCAAGTTCGAATTCTTTCCAATCCCCCTGCCACATCGACATGGAATGTGTCCGTTCATACCGGACATACTTCCGCTGTTGTCGTTTCCTCATGTTGATCTCCACCAGGTCGTGGTTCAACAAAACACGATAGATCCTGTTATGGGGGATGTGAATCCCATATGTTTCCTCAATCTTCTTCTCCAGATAAGTCGCTCCTACTGCGTTGGTTCGATAACTTTCGAGAACCAACGCTTCGGTTCTTTCGTTGATTGGTTCAGGTTTTCTTCCGGTTTTCTTGTTGGTAGGATATTTTCTAGACGCTTTGAACAGGGTGATGAGCTGATACACTCGTTGACGAGTAACTTGGAATTTTTGTGATATCTCGACTACTGGTTTGCCCTTCCCCCAGTACAGGATTATCATTACAATATCCTGATTCGTTAATCTGCTCACACCGTTATTTATGCTTGATGTCAAATCATTTCGGGATACTACAAGACTTTATTCTGATGTGAATTGTTAACTCAACTTAGTTAATTTTCATGGGGAATGATTATCGAAACGGTTGACGTTCCGGATCTTCGCCCCGCCACTGGGGCACCCCATTACGATGACGACGTATTACCAGTTTTGGGAAAATATACAATCCAGAGTGATCCGCTCATAAAAAGCCGCCGCGGGGCGCCCTTTTTAGTCGGCGGCATTTCTCTTAACGGGGGTATGGGGCATCAGCCCCCATCATAGTAACATGAAGATTTCGACAAAGCAGAGTTTTTTGACAAAAAAATCCTGCTTTCTGCCGGTGACCCTGACAACCAGCCGGATGCTAACAGCCCGTGACCGGCCCGGGTTCACCCGGTGAAAATAAAATCCCGGGTTCACCGGTTCCTTGAAGCGAAGAGGATACTCGCGATGACAAGAGCAAGGCCAAAGAGGATGATGAACGGGAGCATCGGATCATTCGCCAATGGGAACGCAGCGGTGGTGTTACTTTCAGGAACCGTTGTCGCTGGAGCGGAGGGCAGGACCGTGAAGAATGCGGAGGCGGTGCAGTTCACAAAGGCATTCGGTCTCCACAGGTTAACGTCATACGTACCGGGGGATAATCCCGGTGATTCGATAGTCCAGCTCCACCGGTTCAGGGCCTCGCCGGACTCAACGGGAAGATTTGACGATGCGACAAGGGTCCCGCTGGAGCGTTCATGGATTTCTGCATGGAGCGTGTCATGGCGGTCAAGGTTGGTAGGGCCGTCCAGCATAATGGCATTCCCCGCGATCACATCCGGTAACCGGGATTCAATGGGTTCGATGAGATGATCGAACCAGACCGAGGGATCTTCGACAAAGAAGTAATCCGGTATGAATATATCATCGGCGACCGGGTTTGCTGCCGTGGATGAGAATGCACTGATGAGCGGGACAACACTTACCTTGAGATTCTCCCGGCCCCCGATATCGGCAAAGGTTTTTCCCTGGTTCTGGAGGATGATATCCCCGTTATCGGCAATCCGGTATTCAACATCCAGTCTCCGGTTCGGGCCCGGGTCCTGGATCATGAACGCGTACTGCCCGCTCGTAAACTGCCGGGTATCGACAGAATTGATATAATGGGTGAAATTCCCTTTCTCATCGGGGATCAGGACCTTGCGGTCAATGTAATTTTTGCCAATGATCCAGAGTGCAACGGAACCGTTTATCGCCCCGATACCGGTAAGAGTGAGATCATTGCCTTTCGCAATGATCTGCGGGGTACTCGAGGAGAGGGTAACCGATGCCGAACAGGGAAATACCGCGAGTACGAAAAGACAGATAACAATTATTGCGATACGTTTCCTGGTGTCCACGGGGATCAGCCTGCGATATTCGATAATGAAGGGTATGCGGCGGAGTTTTAAACGCTTTCCGTATCGGCATTGCCGCTCTGCTCTGGAGTAGCCGGTTTATATGGAGATGGAATCTGTTGAAATCCTTAAAAGAATCAAGCAGTCGCTCCCCGTGGCTCCGGTACATCGTGCTTCCGCCCCCGGACGCCAGAGGCATACACCGGGATGCTATTTACTCAAATGGTCAAATAAAAAACCAAAAAAACCGGAAGGAGGGGGGTCAAGGGGATGCTCCCCTTGGCTCATTTTGAATATGTGGGTAAAAAATGAGTACCGCGATAGGGGCAGACCACGTGGGGGAACGTCCAGAAAAATGGGGCAGGGGGATTAACGTTTCACTTTCGACTTCCATTCCAATGGATTAATAATTCATAGATCTCACTAACTACTATTAGAGATGTTTTATGAGTTTTATCGAAGTTGAGGAACTATCAAGGGAACCTGAAACCCTTATTCGCTCCTGCAAGATTAAAATAAATGGTAAGTCATTCACTACACCCAGTAGATCGGTCAGTGTAACCAAATCAACGAAAATTGAACTCGATGTTGCAAAACCGATAATCACTCAAAATAATACCCCCCTTGGAGAAGTATATACACGAATTAGCCTAGATGATCTTTCCCAGATTGCTGATAACAGCACACAAGGACATGAAAAGGGAGAACAATTTAGTAAAAGCGTTTCTCTGCGGTTGGAGCAATTAAAAAATCTTGGTACGATACCGTATTTGGTTATATCAGTTGTTGATTCAAATAACAATCCTTACAATCAATTGCCTGAAAAAAAAATTAGGGATTTAATTTATGATTTGTTGTGGGGAACTCAGAATAATGCAATTATTGTTCCCCCATTGATGGGTATTTTCCCGGAAGAGAAACAATATCTTGAATTGATTACATCCTTGCACGAACGTCAGGAATCGAGCAATGGAAGGAAACCATTACCGATTATGCCGGTTATTCCATCGGCCTATGCTCTTGTCGCACCAACACTGCTCAAACATTATTGGGATATTGGATGCAGATTGTTCGCATTTAATTGTGAGAATAAAAAGTATGGTGCATTCGGTTTTGTTATTGAAAAAGCACACACAGAATTGGATAAATTGAGTAAAGAGTCGAAGGAATCATATGCAATTCATGGTCTCAATTCAAAATTAAAGACTGGAAAAGGGGAGACGAGTCGTATTAATAGTATCCTTGGATCTGGTTTTGGCTTTGACTCGTTCAGTTCTAATCACATAATTCCAAAATTTATCCCACCTAGCACAGATATTAAAGATTTTTTCATTTTTAATGATGGAGATTATGGTTTTGCACCAATTTCAAAAATAACCGATCCCGATAAGGTATTGAATACTAATATTTTCAAGAAATATGATATAGGAGAGTTCGATAGTTTATCGTCTGGCTTGAAACTCAAGGTGTGTAACTCACACAATATTGAAAAGAGTATTCAGGAAATCCAGGCTTATCCAAAATTCATCGAAAAAGAAAAATTAGTACCCTATCTCTCAGCTAAAGAGAAAATTAAGGGTGAAATTATCGAAATTAAAAGTCTTGCAGGGCATATTCAGAACCCCGCTATGGCTAGAGCAAAAGCTAGTAAAAAGGAAAAGTGGTTTAAAAAATGATTGAAAATTTATCGACGACACAATTGGCAATTCTGTCATTGTTACGAGCAAAGAATAAAAATAATATAGAGTATGCTCCGATTCCCGGTGTAACTCATGTTGTAAAAGAATTATTTGCACTAAAGAACACGAAACTTGGAAACGATTTACTTGATGAGTTAAAATTTGAACCTGATAATTTTGGCCCATTTGATGAAACAGTTAGTGCCGCGTTAGAAGATCTTAATTCAATCGGTTTAATTAAAGTTGATATGATCGGCTCATCTAAACAAATTGCACTAACTCAAAAAGGTAAGGAACTTTCAGATAATATTTGGACTATGTTGGATGATGAGGTAAAAGGGTTAATTTCGTTTACAAAAATTAATTTCAACAACCTCTCTACCGAGGGATTATTAGAAAAGATATATGCATTGTATCCAGAGATGACCGTAAATTCAAAATCGCGTGTAGCATTAAAATATCGGCACTAGGTGTTCAAATGCTTTTTTTTGCGGATAGTGGTTTTTTTATCGCTCTTCATTATGAGAGAGATAATAATCATGATGCCGCACAAAGGATTTGGGATCATTTGCAAGATGAAAGAATAATTAATGGATTGAATTCTTTCTTCGTTACCGATTATATTCTCATTGAAATTTTTTGCTCTGTAGAAATCATTTTCTTGATAATGAAAAAGAGTCAAAATCGACCGAAAGATCTAAGGTACGGTGTCTCCTCATATTGTTATGTTCAGTAACGATAAGGAGACAATAAAGAAATCGTCAGGCCGGTTTATCCGTTTTATCAAACATGCATTTTCAATAGTACAATCTTCCAGGATTTCCCCGTATTCCTGCAAATATTCGAGGAGAGATTACACCCAGCATC
Above is a window of uncultured Methanoregula sp. DNA encoding:
- a CDS encoding DDE-type integrase/transposase/recombinase, translating into MSRLTNQDIVMIILYWGKGKPVVEISQKFQVTRQRVYQLITLFKASRKYPTNKKTGRKPEPINERTEALVLESYRTNAVGATYLEKKIEETYGIHIPHNRIYRVLLNHDLVEINMRKRQQRKYVRYERTHSMSMWQGDWKEFELDSSKRWLVAFMDDSSRLITCYGVFDAPTTENTITVLNQGFKDYGTPREILTDHGTQFVSARNREHAHHTFGEFLNHHNINHILAGVKHPQTNGKIERFFGEVERRISKFGSVDAVVHWHNVIKPHMSLDFDEPCNAFWYRLPPERILDYAQKWLYV
- a CDS encoding transposase translates to MRIYEQVLQSVFFKRTGKIRKHFLKTSISVDTDQQVITEFVAPKSRVHDTRHAVKLLRQCHKIRKSECYIMDKGYDSEAIHRLIQEKLHANPVIPIRSRNNEIIGGNYHQEIAQQFNDIIYPRRQLVENKFSVVKRKFCGDLKSRRFPIQTKEIANKMIVCKFIGSYYFSPVRFSYEIN